TGAGGTATTATCAGATAGTTCTTGGGCAAAGACTTCAGGAAACCCACCCCCAAAATACATACCCTGCACATTTTCAGGTAATTCTGTATCAGTTAAGGGACTCCAAAAAATTAGTTCTGCCCCTAGTTGCAACTGATCTAAGTTGTCTTGGTAATAAAAATTAAACGCGCGATCGCGTGCTACTGCAATGCGTATCCCTCCCCAACTTCTCCCTGAATTTCGGGGAGGTAGCAAAATGCGATCGTCATTATGTGGGTTTACCCCACCCCAACTCCTCCCCTTATCAAGGGGAGGGGCTAAATCAGGACTTTTCCCTTTGTTTTGAGGTGAGTTAGTTTCCACTTTTAACAGTGGTAATAATAGTTCCCAGTTAAAGCAAGTTTCGCCTAAGTAAGCTAGTTTGTCGATCAAACTATCCAACTCTGCGATCTCACCTGTGGGTACTAAACCTAGATGGCGATCGGGAATATTTATATTATCCTGCCGTCGCAGAATTCCCAAAATCGGTAATTGCAAAGGTTCTAATGCGTCTTGCAGTAATTCTAAATGGCGATCGCTTCCGACGCGATTTAATACTACACCTGCAATTTTGAGGCGGGGATCAAAGGAACGATAACCATGTGCGATCGCAGCTACCGATCCCGATAATCGACTGCAATCTATTACTAAAACTACAGGTAAACTTAACAAACGCGCAATATGAGCCGTACTTGCAAAATCGGTTAGTAATTGGTAATTATTGATTGGCGACTGGGAATTTATGTGATTTTTCGCGCCATCATTATCCAAATTCAACTCAAAATTATTGTCCCCAGTCACCAGTCCCCAGTCACCAGTTTCCTTTACCCCATCAAATAAACCCATCACACCCTCTACTAAGGCGTAATCTACACTTTGGGTGTGACGAGTAAAACACTGCTGCACATAAGCTTCTGAAGTGAGTACCGGATCTAAATTACGACTAGCACGCCTTGTAACATAC
This genomic stretch from Oculatellaceae cyanobacterium harbors:
- a CDS encoding cobyrinate a,c-diamide synthase, producing the protein MSLVIAGERSGVGKTTITLAMLACLQRRGLQVQSFKVGPDYIDPMFHQYVTRRASRNLDPVLTSEAYVQQCFTRHTQSVDYALVEGVMGLFDGVKETGDWGLVTGDNNFELNLDNDGAKNHINSQSPINNYQLLTDFASTAHIARLLSLPVVLVIDCSRLSGSVAAIAHGYRSFDPRLKIAGVVLNRVGSDRHLELLQDALEPLQLPILGILRRQDNINIPDRHLGLVPTGEIAELDSLIDKLAYLGETCFNWELLLPLLKVETNSPQNKGKSPDLAPPLDKGRSWGGVNPHNDDRILLPPRNSGRSWGGIRIAVARDRAFNFYYQDNLDQLQLGAELIFWSPLTDTELPENVQGMYFGGGFPEVFAQELSDNTSAKDAVKKAILAGMPTYAECGGLMYLCEDIVNFDQQSYPMVGVLPTTAVMSSRLSLGYRMAIALQDSPLLPKSATVRGHEFHRSELSKIPTQPLYNLRSYSAHTSAKIEGWSLHQLHASYVHLHFGANAEIPLRFWQHCHQWQFTTIT